A DNA window from Methanobacterium sp. contains the following coding sequences:
- a CDS encoding thiamine pyrophosphate-binding protein has product MRCADALIKILESNGVKFIFGHPGEQILPFYDALRSSKIKHVLMRHEQGAVHAADGYARVSGEFGVCVSTAGPGALNLVMGVATAFKDSIPLIVITGDVETDLKGTNVFQDIDIESVFRPITLETFHIEDPDDGTLKLKKAIEMIKHGKTGPVHLNFPKDVLNAYVDTSAPTAENVEDKDISLTDVDDAIKLMEMSERPLILAGTGIIWAHAVDELRDFSLNYNIPVATTYSARGVLPEDHPLCLGMIGLRGTTAANFAGKNCDLLIALGCRFSERTVLGIGDPEIIHVNLDSEVLEGNVKIQGNVGQFLDKMKGITVKNTGKWLQELDNHKRTYEIKTNYNDIPVKPQRAVKEILDASNDSTIISDAGTHTTWVTLLKKVTRPSSLLFSGGFGPMGYGLPAAIGASLADPAERVVLVVGDGGFQMTLQELAVIAQENLPILICIINNCCLGIIKQWQDMHYRERYEVELENPDFCEIADAYRIKSKRVNAPGEIFDAVKNALDLNEPYLIDIMVDTEEGIILPKVKP; this is encoded by the coding sequence ATGAGATGTGCAGATGCACTGATTAAAATTTTAGAATCAAATGGTGTTAAATTTATTTTTGGGCATCCTGGAGAGCAGATTTTGCCTTTTTACGATGCACTGCGGAGTTCCAAGATTAAACATGTTCTAATGCGCCATGAACAGGGAGCAGTGCATGCTGCAGACGGTTATGCAAGGGTATCTGGTGAGTTCGGGGTATGTGTTTCAACTGCCGGTCCTGGAGCTTTAAATTTAGTAATGGGCGTTGCAACTGCTTTTAAAGATTCGATACCACTGATTGTAATCACTGGGGATGTAGAAACTGATCTTAAAGGAACGAATGTATTTCAGGATATTGACATTGAAAGTGTTTTCAGGCCAATTACGCTGGAAACATTCCATATTGAAGACCCAGACGATGGTACGTTGAAATTAAAAAAAGCAATTGAAATGATAAAGCATGGGAAAACTGGACCGGTTCATTTAAACTTTCCAAAAGATGTTTTAAATGCTTATGTTGATACATCCGCACCCACAGCTGAAAATGTTGAAGATAAAGATATTTCCTTAACTGATGTTGATGATGCAATTAAATTGATGGAAATGTCTGAAAGACCACTTATTCTTGCTGGAACTGGGATAATCTGGGCACATGCTGTAGATGAACTGCGAGATTTTTCTTTAAACTACAACATTCCAGTTGCGACAACGTATTCTGCCAGGGGTGTTTTGCCTGAAGATCACCCACTTTGTCTTGGAATGATTGGACTTAGAGGCACAACCGCTGCAAATTTTGCAGGTAAAAACTGTGATCTGCTGATAGCACTTGGCTGTAGATTCTCAGAAAGGACTGTACTCGGAATTGGAGACCCTGAAATAATTCATGTAAATCTTGACAGCGAAGTTTTAGAAGGAAATGTTAAGATTCAGGGAAATGTTGGCCAGTTTTTAGATAAAATGAAAGGTATAACTGTTAAAAACACTGGCAAATGGCTTCAGGAATTAGATAATCATAAAAGAACCTATGAAATTAAAACTAATTATAATGATATTCCAGTTAAACCTCAAAGGGCTGTAAAAGAGATACTGGATGCTTCAAATGATTCAACAATAATAAGTGATGCAGGAACACATACCACGTGGGTTACTTTACTTAAGAAAGTAACGAGACCTTCCTCATTGCTTTTTTCAGGAGGTTTTGGGCCTATGGGCTATGGTCTGCCTGCAGCAATTGGTGCGTCACTTGCAGACCCTGCTGAAAGGGTAGTTCTGGTGGTCGGCGACGGCGGGTTCCAGATGACATTACAGGAACTTGCAGTAATTGCTCAGGAGAATCTTCCTATTTTAATTTGTATCATAAACAACTGCTGCCTTGGAATTATAAAACAGTGGCAGGACATGCATTACAGGGAGAGATATGAAGTTGAACTTGAAAATCCTGATTTCTGTGAGATTGCAGATGCATACAGGATCAAATCAAAACGTGTAAATGCTCCGGGTGAAATATTTGATGCAGTTAAAAATGCTTTAGATTTAAATGAACCCTATTTAATTGATATCATGGTAGATACGGAAGAAGGCATAATTTTACCTAAAGTAAAACCTTAA
- a CDS encoding LytS/YhcK type 5TM receptor domain-containing protein, with translation MSEIPKKYIQFDFSKIKNYLRANEEHNILYLHALIAVIGSLSALLILEGGKESLPSTIHYLLVLIEKTCVIIVIAYIVSRIKYFQEILAGKFTIKNQAVVILLFGIISIFGSYSGIDVFGAIANVRDLGPMIAGLIGGPIVGLGTGLIGGLYRYFFLGGPTTVPCSIATILAGLFAGIIFIANGRKFIGILGAVIFAVLMELFHMLLVILLIHPYSQALAIVGEVSVPMIFANAMGILVFSFIISNLLREQKTTEERDLYFDELERKKNELKVAQKIQQTFIPDTIPLLNDYDISAFNIPAKEVGGDFYDFIPVTDDKLGIAIANVSEKGVPAALLMALSKTIVQTKARETQHVSDVMEYLNKLVMIEADSGIDLALFYAVLDMKNKTLRYINAGNDSPLLFIKDSESIVKLINENFHLGKIINREFEENEIDLNSGDILIFYTDGVINALNEEKEHFGIERLKTILKENYNLKPEEMIQKINQEISSFSKNKFQIDDMTLVVLKVK, from the coding sequence ATGTCTGAAATTCCGAAAAAATACATACAATTTGATTTTTCAAAAATTAAAAATTATTTAAGAGCTAATGAAGAGCATAATATATTGTATCTCCATGCATTAATTGCAGTAATAGGAAGTTTAAGCGCGTTGCTCATTTTAGAAGGTGGAAAAGAATCATTACCTTCCACCATACATTACTTACTTGTACTTATAGAAAAAACATGCGTAATTATCGTAATTGCTTATATTGTTTCACGTATTAAATATTTCCAGGAGATACTGGCAGGTAAATTCACCATTAAAAATCAAGCTGTAGTTATTTTATTATTTGGAATAATTTCCATTTTTGGTTCATATTCAGGGATAGATGTATTCGGCGCCATTGCAAATGTTAGAGATCTTGGCCCAATGATAGCGGGTTTAATTGGCGGGCCAATAGTAGGTTTAGGAACTGGACTTATTGGCGGGCTTTACAGGTACTTCTTTTTAGGAGGACCAACCACAGTACCCTGTTCAATAGCTACAATTCTTGCAGGATTATTTGCAGGAATTATATTTATAGCAAACGGGCGTAAATTCATCGGAATCCTGGGCGCGGTGATCTTTGCAGTTTTAATGGAACTGTTTCATATGTTACTGGTTATTCTCCTTATACATCCCTATTCACAGGCACTGGCAATTGTTGGAGAAGTCAGCGTCCCCATGATCTTCGCAAATGCCATGGGAATACTTGTTTTTTCGTTTATAATATCAAACCTGCTGAGGGAACAGAAAACTACAGAAGAACGCGACCTGTATTTTGACGAACTGGAGCGGAAAAAGAATGAGCTAAAAGTGGCACAAAAGATTCAGCAGACTTTTATACCAGATACAATTCCGTTATTAAATGATTATGACATCTCTGCTTTTAATATACCTGCAAAAGAAGTTGGAGGCGATTTCTACGATTTTATTCCAGTTACAGATGATAAACTTGGTATTGCAATTGCCAATGTTTCTGAAAAAGGTGTCCCTGCAGCCCTGTTAATGGCCCTCTCCAAAACTATTGTCCAGACAAAAGCCAGGGAAACTCAACATGTTTCTGATGTAATGGAGTATTTAAATAAACTTGTAATGATTGAAGCGGACTCTGGAATTGATTTAGCACTATTTTATGCAGTGCTGGATATGAAAAATAAAACTCTGCGTTATATCAATGCAGGTAACGATTCTCCACTGCTCTTTATAAAAGACAGTGAAAGTATTGTAAAGCTCATAAATGAGAACTTCCATTTAGGTAAAATAATAAACAGGGAATTTGAAGAAAACGAAATAGACTTAAATTCTGGAGACATACTTATTTTCTACACAGATGGTGTTATTAATGCTTTAAATGAAGAAAAAGAGCATTTTGGAATTGAAAGACTTAAAACCATCCTCAAAGAAAACTACAATCTAAAACCAGAAGAGATGATCCAGAAAATAAATCAGGAAATTTCATCTTTCAGTAAAAATAAGTTTCAAATCGACGATATGACCCTAGTTGTCCTGAAAGTTAAATAA
- the acs gene encoding acetate--CoA ligase has product MPKDLEALLKEERIFKPTKDIVEKSNIKQWMNKYEIKNYDELLKKANDNPDWFWDDLAKELEWFEPYKNVLKWNPPHAEWFLEGKFNIAHNALDKHIKNGKGDKLAYIWEGEDGKTRKITYRQLWRDVNKFANALRELGIGKGDTVSIYLPMIPELPVAMLACAKIGAVHSVVFSGFWAKAFQERVNDSKSKVAITTDGFTRRGKLIPLKENVDDILQNTPTIKNLIVINNAGIDVEMQEGRDLWWHEITENMSEECETEVMDSEDPLFILYTSGTTGKPKGVVHVHGGYAVGIYTTLKFVFDLKEDDIWWCAADIGWITGHSYIVYAPLLLGVTSIIFEGTPNYPDPGRLWKMVEDYKVNVFYTAPTTIRMFMKYGPKWPQKYDLSSIRLLGSVGEPINPEAWVWYYKYIGREKCPIMDTWWQTETGMHLITPLPISPLKPGSAVMPFPTVQADILDDVGRPLTEKGGHLVIKTPWPSMLRTIYRNPQRYIKTYWSAFKNMYLSGDVARKDSDGYFWIQGREDDVLSVAGHRIGTAEVESALVSYEGVAEAAVVGRPDEIKGEEIAAFVILKDNFKPTPELKDTLKYHVRVEIGPVATPKYISFVDDLPKTRSGKIMRRVIKAKVKGEDVGDTSTLANPEAVDELDRAL; this is encoded by the coding sequence ATGCCAAAGGATTTAGAAGCTTTACTCAAAGAAGAAAGGATATTTAAGCCTACAAAAGATATTGTGGAAAAAAGCAACATCAAGCAGTGGATGAATAAATATGAAATAAAAAATTATGATGAATTACTCAAAAAAGCTAATGATAATCCTGACTGGTTCTGGGATGACCTTGCAAAGGAACTTGAATGGTTTGAACCTTATAAAAATGTATTAAAATGGAATCCACCCCATGCAGAATGGTTTCTAGAGGGCAAATTCAACATAGCCCATAATGCATTAGATAAACACATTAAAAATGGCAAAGGAGATAAATTAGCTTATATTTGGGAAGGAGAAGACGGGAAAACCAGAAAAATAACTTACCGTCAGCTTTGGCGTGATGTAAACAAATTTGCCAATGCATTAAGGGAGTTAGGTATTGGGAAAGGAGATACTGTAAGCATTTATCTGCCGATGATACCTGAACTCCCAGTGGCAATGCTTGCATGTGCCAAAATTGGAGCTGTGCACTCAGTTGTTTTCTCAGGGTTCTGGGCAAAGGCATTTCAAGAGAGGGTAAACGATTCAAAATCAAAAGTGGCTATAACCACAGATGGATTTACAAGAAGGGGAAAATTAATACCTCTTAAAGAAAATGTGGACGATATACTCCAGAATACACCTACAATTAAGAATCTTATTGTCATCAACAATGCAGGCATAGATGTTGAAATGCAGGAAGGTAGAGACCTCTGGTGGCATGAAATTACAGAAAATATGAGTGAAGAGTGCGAAACTGAAGTTATGGACTCTGAAGACCCATTATTTATTTTATACACCTCTGGGACCACAGGAAAACCAAAGGGAGTTGTACACGTTCACGGGGGGTACGCAGTTGGAATTTATACCACTTTAAAATTCGTTTTTGACCTTAAAGAGGATGATATATGGTGGTGTGCTGCGGATATTGGGTGGATAACAGGCCACAGTTATATAGTCTACGCACCGCTTTTACTTGGAGTGACATCCATCATATTTGAAGGCACCCCCAATTATCCAGACCCCGGAAGACTGTGGAAAATGGTAGAAGATTATAAAGTAAATGTCTTCTATACTGCCCCTACAACAATACGAATGTTTATGAAATACGGCCCTAAATGGCCCCAAAAATATGATTTAAGTTCAATAAGGCTCCTTGGATCTGTAGGTGAGCCTATAAACCCTGAAGCATGGGTATGGTACTATAAATACATAGGCCGGGAGAAATGCCCCATAATGGACACGTGGTGGCAGACAGAAACTGGAATGCACCTCATAACCCCTTTACCAATATCACCGCTTAAACCCGGCTCTGCAGTTATGCCTTTCCCAACGGTCCAGGCAGATATTCTGGATGATGTAGGCAGGCCTTTGACTGAAAAAGGAGGGCACCTTGTAATCAAAACTCCATGGCCTTCAATGCTTCGAACCATTTACAGGAACCCCCAGAGGTACATCAAAACATACTGGAGCGCATTTAAAAACATGTACCTGAGCGGGGACGTGGCAAGAAAAGATTCTGACGGTTATTTCTGGATCCAGGGACGTGAAGATGACGTTTTAAGTGTTGCAGGGCATAGGATAGGTACTGCAGAAGTAGAATCCGCCCTTGTAAGTTATGAAGGAGTGGCAGAAGCTGCAGTGGTGGGGAGACCAGATGAAATAAAGGGCGAAGAAATTGCAGCATTTGTTATACTCAAGGATAATTTTAAACCCACACCGGAACTCAAAGACACCCTTAAATACCATGTTAGAGTCGAAATAGGCCCTGTTGCAACGCCCAAATACATAAGTTTCGTTGATGACCTCCCAAAAACAAGGAGCGGAAAAATAATGAGGAGGGTCATAAAAGCCAAGGTTAAAGGTGAAGATGTGGGAGACACAAGCACCCTTGCAAACCCTGAAGCTGTTGATGAGCTTGACAGGGCATTGTAA
- a CDS encoding deoxyuridine 5'-triphosphate nucleotidohydrolase gives MLGEKELIKLFPDFEGLIQPSGIDLPLEDVFIQKSAGSLIDNEKNLPELEKLEGPIYTLKAKTAYSVTVAPKVKIPKGYSMLYRPRSTLNRSFISVHTAVGDPGFYGTLQFMVYNYGEFDYQIKKGERIAQAVVFKVSGSGEYNGSYQEEE, from the coding sequence ATGCTAGGCGAAAAAGAATTAATCAAACTATTTCCAGATTTTGAAGGGCTCATACAGCCTTCAGGGATCGATTTACCGTTAGAAGACGTGTTCATTCAAAAGAGTGCAGGCTCTCTAATTGACAATGAAAAAAATTTACCTGAATTAGAAAAGCTTGAAGGTCCAATCTACACTTTAAAAGCAAAAACAGCTTATTCAGTTACAGTGGCGCCCAAGGTTAAAATCCCAAAGGGATACTCAATGCTTTACCGCCCGCGTTCCACCCTTAACAGGTCCTTTATTTCAGTCCACACTGCAGTAGGTGACCCTGGATTTTATGGAACACTCCAGTTCATGGTCTACAACTACGGTGAATTTGACTACCAGATTAAAAAAGGGGAAAGGATTGCCCAGGCAGTTGTATTTAAGGTCAGCGGTTCTGGAGAATATAACGGAAGTTATCAAGAGGAAGAATAA
- a CDS encoding ion transporter: protein MSENNIKSQLNINFKVIADFIIICLIISDTFLLILSDFSTLSPNLTEDIVYFDLFVCFVLFCEFMFRFKNAENKKDFFKDKWVWLDIVAMIPLNFFAFRLFRFARLVRVLRLLMLLRFFALFRKSFTKFNKFIKESHLDWSFGVLIFSVCAGTIIYCIVEFGNKANTYDIWESFSYVTQNIINTGSVDVAPHTLIGKVLGIILMVTGAIFFGMFTASLATWLVTRSKNDQDAKNESELNELKELVIDMQSEIKELKDLIKKNK, encoded by the coding sequence ATGTCTGAAAATAACATAAAATCACAATTAAATATAAATTTTAAAGTTATAGCAGACTTTATTATCATTTGTTTAATTATATCTGATACATTTTTACTTATATTATCTGATTTTTCTACTTTAAGCCCAAATCTTACAGAAGATATTGTTTATTTTGATTTATTTGTTTGTTTTGTTTTATTTTGTGAATTTATGTTCAGATTTAAAAATGCTGAGAATAAAAAAGATTTTTTTAAGGATAAATGGGTATGGCTAGATATAGTCGCAATGATTCCCCTTAATTTCTTCGCATTTAGATTATTCCGTTTTGCAAGATTAGTCCGAGTATTGAGGCTTTTAATGTTATTAAGGTTCTTTGCACTATTTAGAAAAAGCTTTACTAAGTTTAATAAGTTTATTAAAGAAAGCCATCTTGATTGGAGTTTTGGAGTACTTATTTTTTCAGTTTGTGCAGGAACAATCATATATTGTATTGTAGAATTTGGAAATAAAGCTAATACATACGATATTTGGGAATCTTTCTCCTATGTAACACAAAATATCATAAATACCGGATCTGTAGATGTAGCTCCACACACATTAATAGGTAAAGTACTTGGAATTATTTTAATGGTAACAGGTGCAATATTCTTTGGAATGTTCACTGCTTCTTTAGCTACATGGCTTGTAACAAGATCAAAAAATGATCAAGATGCTAAAAATGAATCTGAACTTAATGAATTAAAAGAATTAGTTATAGACATGCAATCTGAAATCAAAGAATTAAAAGATTTAATTAAAAAAAACAAATAA
- a CDS encoding type I restriction endonuclease, translated as MDLIDDLKNISESIPKQIKHIETEEATKTALIMPFISALGYNLFDPTEVVPEFTCDVGTKKGEKVDYAIMKDGKPTLLIECKQCNSDLDKEHASQLFRYFAANTPAKFAILTNGINYRFFTDIDKPNIMDNKPFLEINMCELKELEVKELKKFTKDKFDPNEISKIASELKYINEMKKIIQKEINDPSEDFVKFMAKKVYKKPITEKVRLKFTGITKTAMNQIIKDQVSARLKSALDAASTNSDTSDTKSKEEESKTVNNDTKKIITTEDEWEGYYIVKAILHEIIDADRVLIKDTLSYCAVNLDNTIKPICRLRFNTKQKYIGLFDKNKKEEKIPIENIKDIYNYSERLKDTIKFYDKS; from the coding sequence ATGGATTTAATTGACGATCTAAAAAACATTTCAGAATCGATACCAAAACAAATTAAACATATAGAAACTGAAGAAGCCACTAAAACGGCACTTATAATGCCTTTTATAAGTGCTTTAGGATATAATTTGTTTGACCCAACAGAAGTCGTTCCAGAATTTACATGTGATGTTGGTACTAAAAAAGGCGAAAAAGTGGATTATGCGATAATGAAAGATGGAAAGCCAACATTATTAATTGAATGTAAACAGTGTAATAGTGATTTAGACAAAGAGCACGCATCGCAACTTTTTAGATATTTCGCGGCGAATACTCCTGCTAAATTTGCTATTTTAACTAATGGTATTAATTACCGTTTTTTTACAGATATTGATAAGCCCAATATTATGGATAACAAACCCTTTCTTGAAATTAACATGTGTGAACTTAAAGAATTAGAAGTAAAAGAACTTAAAAAATTCACAAAAGATAAATTTGACCCTAATGAGATATCTAAAATCGCAAGCGAACTTAAATATATAAATGAGATGAAAAAAATAATTCAAAAAGAAATAAACGACCCATCGGAAGATTTTGTTAAATTCATGGCTAAAAAGGTATACAAAAAACCAATAACAGAAAAAGTACGTCTAAAATTCACGGGCATTACAAAAACAGCAATGAATCAAATTATTAAAGACCAAGTTAGTGCTAGACTAAAATCTGCATTAGATGCTGCTTCTACTAATTCTGATACTTCTGATACTAAATCAAAAGAGGAAGAATCTAAGACAGTTAATAATGATACAAAAAAGATTATAACAACAGAAGACGAATGGGAAGGATATTATATTGTAAAGGCGATTCTTCATGAAATAATAGATGCTGATAGGGTGTTAATAAAGGATACTTTAAGTTATTGTGCTGTAAATCTGGATAATACAATAAAGCCTATCTGTAGGCTCAGATTTAACACAAAACAGAAGTATATAGGTTTATTTGATAAAAATAAAAAAGAAGAGAAGATACCTATTGAAAATATTAAAGATATCTATAATTACTCAGAAAGATTAAAAGATACTATAAAATTTTATGATAAATCATAA
- a CDS encoding phosphoribosyltransferase family protein: protein MVIHLEDNFFDVPDFRNRTAVFRNREHAGEILSEMLMQYKNTEAIVFAIPAGGVPVGAVVASKLQIPLDIAVVSKITLPWNTEAGYGAVAFDGTVRLNEDMASRLGLNEKVVREGIEQTRSKVNKRVAEFRGGKPHIQAAGRPAILVDDGIASGFTMLVAVEALRKAGANRIIVAVPTANLDAVEFILPNVEEVYCANLRSEWAFAVAEAYQHWSDVSEGEVKELLGSFRNL, encoded by the coding sequence ATGGTAATTCATTTGGAGGATAACTTTTTTGACGTCCCAGACTTTAGAAATAGGACTGCTGTTTTTCGAAACCGTGAACATGCAGGAGAAATTCTTTCAGAAATGTTAATGCAGTATAAAAATACAGAAGCTATTGTTTTTGCGATTCCTGCAGGGGGAGTTCCAGTTGGGGCGGTAGTGGCTTCTAAGCTCCAAATTCCGCTTGATATTGCAGTTGTAAGTAAAATTACACTTCCATGGAATACTGAAGCAGGTTATGGTGCAGTAGCTTTCGACGGTACAGTGCGTTTGAATGAAGATATGGCGTCACGCCTTGGACTTAATGAGAAAGTTGTCAGGGAAGGAATTGAGCAAACACGCAGTAAGGTTAATAAAAGAGTCGCTGAATTTAGGGGAGGGAAACCTCATATTCAAGCAGCCGGCCGCCCTGCTATACTGGTGGATGATGGAATTGCATCAGGTTTTACAATGCTAGTTGCTGTGGAAGCTTTGAGAAAGGCAGGTGCAAATAGGATAATTGTTGCAGTGCCAACTGCTAACCTGGACGCTGTGGAATTTATACTCCCAAATGTTGAAGAGGTGTACTGTGCAAATCTCAGGAGCGAATGGGCATTTGCTGTAGCTGAAGCGTACCAGCACTGGTCTGATGTGAGTGAAGGGGAGGTAAAGGAACTTTTGGGTTCATTTAGGAACCTTTAA
- a CDS encoding DMT family transporter has product MNRSWGYLSALMVALLFGVWFSLDKILLGYLHPFALAALTYLIASVFLFFVYISPLKNRILNTINKKSRVENFISKKEYLILFLTAIFGSVIAPALYLSGLNRITAVNAALLTNVEILFIIIIGIFFLKEKVHKKDIMGFALLLIGAIVLSTNDLRDLSFNQGLFGSLLVISASFFWSLDTSLSKFLSHKQDIIFITALKSGIGGSILLVLSLILGLNFTLPLFRLPLLLFIGIVAVSFSLVLIYYSLRTIGSTRTGSIFALSSLFGAITAYFALGEPLTVLRILFGILMLVGVLILYKEQ; this is encoded by the coding sequence ATGAATCGTTCATGGGGATATTTAAGCGCATTAATGGTGGCCCTTCTTTTTGGGGTATGGTTTTCACTGGACAAGATACTGCTTGGATATCTTCACCCTTTTGCCCTTGCAGCACTTACATATTTAATAGCAAGTGTGTTCCTGTTTTTTGTTTACATTTCTCCCCTTAAAAATAGAATATTGAACACCATAAACAAGAAAAGCAGGGTGGAAAACTTCATATCTAAAAAAGAATATTTGATTCTATTTCTAACTGCAATTTTTGGCTCAGTTATAGCTCCAGCGTTATATTTAAGTGGACTAAATAGAATAACTGCGGTAAACGCTGCTCTTTTAACAAATGTAGAGATACTATTTATTATCATTATTGGAATTTTTTTCCTCAAAGAAAAAGTTCATAAAAAAGATATTATGGGGTTTGCCCTTTTGTTAATAGGGGCAATAGTTTTAAGCACAAATGACCTGAGGGATCTTTCCTTTAACCAGGGCCTGTTTGGAAGTCTCCTTGTAATTTCAGCATCGTTTTTTTGGAGCCTTGATACCAGCTTAAGCAAATTTTTAAGCCATAAACAGGATATAATATTTATAACTGCTTTAAAATCAGGAATTGGGGGCTCAATTTTATTAGTTTTATCTCTAATTTTGGGACTGAACTTTACCTTACCTTTATTCAGGTTACCTCTCTTACTTTTTATTGGAATTGTTGCTGTGAGCTTTTCGCTTGTGTTGATCTATTATTCACTCAGGACTATAGGTTCAACAAGGACTGGATCTATATTTGCTCTTAGTTCGCTTTTTGGGGCCATAACTGCTTATTTTGCACTTGGTGAGCCTTTAACTGTTTTAAGAATATTGTTTGGAATTTTAATGTTAGTAGGTGTTTTAATTTTGTATAAAGAGCAATAA
- a CDS encoding FtsX-like permease family protein, giving the protein MSIYKLSFKNFKRRKLRSALTMLGVIIGVTALVALMGIGTGMSSYMKSQTETMMGDVTIVNGSGGSGFMGSAGSSSYLNSKAVSQIKNMSELYDFKEQTQFNSQLGNMPIVVVGTNQWDQVKINGTPGVVISKSIVDALGYKIGSNITIEDKKLTVTGISNESGFGAGIIILSMDKALQMNDGKMSVITANTKGDPDTVKKEIESTVNGTSAITKSDYSKQIDTMMNGITMFVGAIASIALLVGVISIINIMLVNVSERTREIGVLKAIGFKNREILGSILAEAGFLGFIASVIGVIIAAVLMQIGIMLFAQQLGMGSISLTQMLPVWLVAGVIAGATVLSILAGLYPAWHASRLNVVEALRYE; this is encoded by the coding sequence ATGAGCATCTACAAATTATCATTTAAAAATTTTAAAAGAAGAAAACTGAGAAGCGCTTTGACAATGTTAGGTGTGATAATCGGGGTAACTGCCCTGGTAGCACTTATGGGCATAGGTACAGGAATGTCATCATACATGAAATCACAGACAGAGACCATGATGGGTGATGTAACGATTGTAAACGGTTCTGGTGGATCAGGATTCATGGGATCTGCGGGATCTAGTTCCTATTTAAATTCAAAAGCAGTTTCCCAGATAAAAAATATGTCAGAGCTTTACGATTTTAAAGAACAAACCCAGTTCAATAGCCAATTAGGTAACATGCCCATAGTAGTAGTTGGGACAAACCAATGGGACCAGGTAAAAATTAACGGGACCCCAGGTGTTGTTATCAGTAAGTCAATTGTAGACGCTTTGGGTTACAAAATTGGAAGTAATATAACTATTGAAGATAAAAAGCTTACAGTAACAGGAATAAGCAACGAAAGCGGCTTTGGAGCAGGGATTATAATTTTAAGCATGGATAAAGCCCTTCAGATGAACGACGGTAAGATGTCAGTTATTACAGCAAATACCAAAGGCGATCCCGATACTGTAAAAAAAGAAATTGAAAGCACAGTAAATGGTACCAGCGCTATAACCAAATCAGATTACAGCAAACAGATCGATACCATGATGAACGGAATAACTATGTTTGTAGGTGCAATTGCCAGTATCGCACTACTGGTAGGGGTTATAAGCATTATAAACATCATGCTGGTTAATGTTTCTGAGAGGACAAGAGAAATTGGAGTGTTAAAAGCAATAGGATTCAAAAATAGAGAAATATTAGGCAGTATACTTGCAGAAGCTGGATTTTTAGGATTCATAGCATCAGTAATAGGTGTAATAATAGCTGCAGTTTTAATGCAAATTGGAATCATGCTATTTGCACAGCAACTGGGTATGGGAAGCATTAGTTTAACCCAAATGTTACCTGTATGGCTGGTGGCAGGAGTAATTGCAGGTGCTACTGTTTTAAGTATTTTAGCAGGTTTATATCCTGCATGGCACGCTTCAAGATTAAACGTAGTGGAGGCGCTGAGATATGAATAA